From the Myxococcales bacterium genome, one window contains:
- a CDS encoding nuclear transport factor 2 family protein, translating to MPAFPRDEMEEMVDRWVAANNAAGSSGDWSKMSEFYTEDAVYSWNMGPNWEFVARGRKQIHETAFGSEMSGLEHWTYPYVRRLIDDQKGEFLGIWRQIAPIEDPDGDPYEIHGTGGSWFRYAGDFKWCWQRDFFDHGNAGAVFGAMMKNGDLSERMQERMKAGSKMPGWTRRSEFDWFTTLEDPDA from the coding sequence ATGCCCGCATTCCCCCGAGACGAAATGGAAGAAATGGTAGACCGCTGGGTTGCGGCCAATAACGCTGCTGGCAGTAGTGGCGACTGGTCGAAGATGTCTGAATTTTATACCGAAGACGCCGTGTACAGCTGGAACATGGGTCCCAATTGGGAGTTCGTCGCCCGGGGACGCAAACAGATTCACGAAACAGCCTTTGGTTCGGAAATGAGTGGACTCGAGCACTGGACCTATCCCTACGTGCGGCGCCTGATCGACGATCAGAAGGGAGAGTTCCTCGGAATCTGGCGTCAGATCGCGCCGATCGAGGATCCCGATGGTGATCCGTACGAGATTCACGGCACGGGCGGCAGTTGGTTTCGTTACGCGGGTGACTTCAAATGGTGCTGGCAGCGAGACTTCTTTGACCACGGAAATGCTGGCGCGGTGTTTGGCGCCATGATGAAGAACGGCGACCTGAGCGAACGCATGCAAGAACGCATGAAGGCGGGTAGCAAGATGCCTGGATGGACCCGGCGCTCGGAGTTCGACTGGTTTACGACCCTCGAAGATCCAGACGCCTAG
- a CDS encoding TIGR03619 family F420-dependent LLM class oxidoreductase, giving the protein MDFCIAVAYIDPSELCDIARSAEAAGFGGIVVSDHVFYPEELRTPYPYTSHGRPRWQVDTPWPDPLIAIGAMAAVTERIRFISSVYLLGLRHPVLAAKSVTTTAVMSQNRLILGVGAGWMREEFDLLGQSFAGRGRRLDEAIEVLRKLFAGGMVEHHGEFYDFDRIQMSPVPDRPVPIYGGGVSEPALRRAATLCDGWASEIQTTEELDIIMGKLRAYRSDSPKADEPLGICAALRDVYDVDGYRSMAERGVTELITVPWLFYGDASQSCTQKCDGIRRFADEVISKL; this is encoded by the coding sequence GTGGATTTCTGCATCGCCGTCGCTTACATCGATCCCAGTGAACTCTGCGACATTGCGCGCAGCGCGGAAGCTGCTGGGTTCGGGGGCATCGTCGTCTCCGATCACGTTTTCTATCCCGAGGAACTCCGCACCCCCTATCCCTACACCTCCCACGGCCGCCCACGCTGGCAAGTCGATACACCGTGGCCCGACCCGTTGATCGCCATAGGCGCGATGGCTGCCGTCACCGAGCGCATTCGTTTCATCTCGAGCGTCTACCTGCTCGGATTACGACATCCGGTGCTCGCCGCAAAGAGTGTGACGACCACGGCAGTGATGTCCCAAAACCGCCTGATCCTCGGTGTGGGCGCGGGATGGATGCGCGAAGAATTCGATCTGCTCGGCCAGTCGTTTGCCGGACGCGGTCGACGACTCGACGAAGCGATCGAAGTACTGCGCAAACTGTTCGCCGGTGGCATGGTCGAACACCACGGAGAGTTCTACGACTTCGATCGAATTCAGATGAGTCCCGTGCCGGACCGGCCCGTGCCAATCTACGGCGGTGGCGTTTCGGAACCCGCCCTGCGCCGAGCCGCCACGTTGTGCGACGGCTGGGCTTCTGAAATCCAAACCACCGAAGAGCTCGACATCATCATGGGCAAACTTCGGGCCTATCGGAGCGATTCGCCAAAAGCAGACGAACCCCTGGGAATCTGCGCGGCGCTTCGCGACGTCTACGACGTCGATGGGTATCGCAGCATGGCAGAGCGAGGCGTAACCGAACTCATCACCGTGCCCTGGCTCTTCTACGGCGATGCCAGCCAGAGTTGCACGCAGAAATGCGACGGGATCCGTCGCTTTGCAGACGAAGTCATCAGCAAGCTCTAG
- a CDS encoding DnaJ domain-containing protein yields the protein MAVSKMDPKDLKKWLLLVAILYLVFPRDLIPDYMGRGLGLLDDLVVMGLLAHYFRGYARKYMAGQNPGGPGSGMPLGHDSSSDASRADLNPHAILGISPGASQDEIQSAYRARMREYHPDKVAHLGEELQELAHRRSIDIQQAYQRLRR from the coding sequence ATGGCCGTGTCGAAGATGGATCCCAAGGATCTCAAGAAGTGGTTGCTCCTCGTGGCGATCCTGTACCTGGTGTTTCCGCGCGATCTGATTCCCGATTACATGGGTCGCGGGCTCGGGTTGCTGGACGACCTGGTGGTGATGGGCCTCCTGGCCCATTATTTTCGCGGTTACGCACGAAAGTACATGGCCGGGCAGAACCCGGGGGGTCCCGGATCCGGAATGCCGCTGGGGCACGACTCGTCCTCTGACGCTTCCAGAGCAGACCTCAATCCGCATGCGATTCTCGGAATCTCGCCGGGGGCCAGTCAAGATGAAATCCAATCCGCCTATCGCGCGCGAATGCGAGAGTATCACCCGGACAAAGTGGCCCATCTCGGAGAAGAGTTGCAGGAACTCGCCCACCGCAGATCCATCGATATCCAGCAGGCCTATCAGCGTCTGCGGCGATGA
- a CDS encoding BON domain-containing protein has protein sequence MRRFLVPAVFVLGFLVLGSSLGCAVLAIGAAGTGGYYVGSDSRSVGTIMNDAAITASVKSKLLGDSDIKGLQINVDTHNGVVTLHGKIQSRSARRKATSLARGVEGVTRVKNQLEIE, from the coding sequence ATGCGTCGATTTCTCGTCCCAGCCGTTTTCGTTCTGGGTTTCCTGGTTCTTGGTAGTTCACTCGGCTGCGCAGTACTGGCGATTGGCGCCGCTGGTACCGGTGGCTATTACGTGGGCTCGGATAGTCGCAGCGTCGGCACCATCATGAACGATGCGGCCATCACGGCGAGCGTCAAGTCGAAGTTGCTCGGAGACTCGGACATCAAAGGGCTCCAGATCAACGTCGACACTCACAATGGTGTCGTGACTTTGCACGGGAAAATCCAATCCCGGTCGGCAAGGCGCAAGGCCACATCCCTCGCGCGCGGTGTCGAGGGTGTGACCCGTGTGAAGAACCAGCTCGAGATCGAGTAG
- a CDS encoding outer membrane lipoprotein-sorting protein: MSIASARSLFSDHCDPQEYIPRRATEDIIRNLTSLVREGEPAIVLRGPAGIGKSMLLQILAERLSDERRVAYVSVSSTPEPELCHRVLEFLDEPAAEDPVGALISAAQLAADGHRRLLLLIDHAERTPIASSQQLVRAAASAAPHLTVIFAVRDGEGADDFIQALEAQLCGILVAFDQAMNEAESLDYLRRTLARGELPEDLRSRLDPPTLAWIIQGSKGLPGEINRWALDLFDRYERGENPLVPESPEQKVAEPESESTGTAASSLARPMSLGGMLLGPRKTAEYDLNIDLNFVPNMGSTPIKSSPTPPAAKRDGDPVALPKGVKPGPVPRVQPRSGRLKIPALGHRPLLLTFGFVTILGVVIALGYLASQLPDLAPADPAAGPSLEPPIAVPGVAELPDAEPPVILARTVETPPAVVEPPTPEENTAATPEVEDSQVPEPQELKLPALTPAPQPDTAKVQSAQPEPPLAKTELPERQELSLAEADLLLTSTFDNLYGSDQIQTVTFYALQDDVELPVETLRLARKHISDRIHTLGFLTGVGQLPKIRILSIESGSSQDERYAYLPGEQKALRLSGDDALDPFEGTHFSYEDFRPRSLKSFRVAKLEQSTLGYEPVYVITALPLFEADYDTVELFVGWEDQALLEQRYFRSGQEQPYRSIGHPREYMETVRGSILPNRVIVNNFDSGTTALARIQYSRTADDLDDSLFTLSSFEAQDFRFPSP, encoded by the coding sequence GTGAGTATTGCAAGCGCTCGAAGCCTCTTTTCCGATCACTGCGATCCGCAGGAATATATTCCGCGACGGGCGACCGAAGACATCATCCGGAACCTGACTTCGCTGGTGCGCGAAGGCGAACCCGCCATTGTGCTGCGGGGGCCAGCGGGAATTGGCAAGTCCATGTTGTTGCAGATTCTCGCCGAGCGACTGTCCGATGAGCGCAGGGTCGCGTACGTGTCGGTTTCATCGACGCCGGAGCCGGAACTCTGCCACCGAGTGCTGGAGTTCCTGGACGAGCCCGCGGCGGAAGATCCCGTCGGGGCGCTGATCTCGGCTGCGCAACTCGCGGCAGATGGTCACCGACGACTGCTGCTACTGATCGATCACGCAGAGAGAACCCCGATCGCCTCATCCCAACAGCTGGTACGAGCCGCTGCGAGTGCCGCTCCCCACCTGACAGTAATCTTCGCCGTCCGCGATGGCGAAGGAGCCGACGATTTCATCCAGGCTCTCGAAGCGCAATTGTGCGGCATCCTCGTAGCCTTCGACCAGGCCATGAATGAGGCTGAGTCCTTGGACTACTTGCGCCGCACCCTGGCCCGCGGCGAACTTCCCGAGGATCTGCGATCTCGACTCGACCCGCCGACGCTGGCCTGGATCATTCAGGGATCCAAAGGTCTGCCCGGGGAAATCAACCGCTGGGCCCTCGATTTGTTCGACCGGTACGAACGCGGAGAGAACCCGCTCGTCCCCGAGAGTCCGGAGCAGAAAGTTGCGGAGCCGGAATCGGAATCGACTGGCACCGCGGCCTCGTCACTGGCCAGGCCAATGAGCCTCGGAGGGATGTTGCTCGGTCCGCGAAAAACCGCGGAGTACGATCTGAATATTGACCTCAATTTCGTGCCGAACATGGGTTCCACGCCGATCAAATCGTCGCCGACTCCGCCTGCAGCGAAGCGCGACGGAGATCCGGTAGCGCTACCCAAAGGCGTGAAGCCGGGTCCGGTACCCAGGGTACAACCGAGGTCCGGTAGACTGAAAATACCTGCTCTCGGTCACCGCCCCCTGCTCCTGACGTTCGGGTTCGTCACAATCCTGGGTGTCGTGATTGCTCTGGGATATCTGGCGAGCCAACTCCCCGACCTCGCTCCCGCCGATCCAGCAGCGGGCCCGAGTCTCGAACCCCCCATAGCAGTACCTGGCGTTGCTGAGCTCCCGGATGCCGAGCCTCCCGTAATCTTGGCGCGCACGGTCGAGACTCCCCCTGCCGTCGTGGAACCGCCCACACCGGAGGAGAACACCGCAGCGACGCCCGAGGTCGAGGACTCGCAAGTGCCTGAGCCCCAGGAGCTGAAGCTCCCGGCGCTGACCCCAGCACCTCAACCCGACACTGCAAAGGTTCAGTCGGCCCAACCTGAGCCTCCTCTCGCCAAGACCGAGTTACCAGAGCGCCAGGAACTTTCCCTCGCCGAAGCGGACCTGCTATTGACCAGCACCTTCGACAATTTATACGGCTCCGATCAGATCCAGACCGTGACGTTCTACGCTCTCCAGGACGACGTGGAGCTACCCGTCGAAACCCTCAGGCTGGCGCGAAAGCACATTAGCGATCGCATCCATACCCTGGGATTCTTGACAGGTGTCGGCCAACTGCCCAAGATCCGCATCCTCAGTATCGAGAGCGGCTCCAGCCAGGACGAACGTTACGCCTACCTCCCGGGCGAGCAGAAGGCTCTTCGGCTTTCGGGCGACGACGCGCTGGACCCCTTCGAGGGAACCCATTTCAGCTATGAAGACTTCCGACCGCGAAGCCTGAAAAGCTTTCGGGTCGCAAAGCTCGAGCAGAGCACGTTGGGCTACGAGCCCGTCTACGTGATCACTGCCCTTCCGCTCTTCGAAGCCGACTACGACACGGTCGAACTCTTCGTCGGCTGGGAAGACCAGGCGCTCCTCGAACAGCGCTACTTTCGAAGCGGGCAAGAGCAGCCCTATCGCTCGATCGGCCATCCCCGGGAGTACATGGAAACGGTGAGGGGATCCATCCTGCCCAACCGCGTCATCGTCAACAATTTCGATAGCGGGACCACGGCTCTAGCGCGCATCCAATACAGTCGCACGGCAGACGATCTCGACGATAGCCTGTTCACCCTCAGCAGTTTCGAGGCACAGGACTTTCGTTTCCCGAGTCCCTGA
- a CDS encoding EAL domain-containing protein gives MIAGLFSGSLLVLVASAVIWLIGDVTPSFQWDQIVPPELVTAGCVIALLLFFHGEPSQRPWILLATGVASLVPAAVGQALLMLGQQPVLAPIELGIIAAVLCALIVSPGNWAIRIAHARAASIEATHDGILVVDQAGHLVDANPIARSTLNLPPPVLWPESPPMAPKAIRHVLEDPKQRRQRMKSASGRVFEAWTSPLESSGPLKGLRGVLIRDVTSRHRNERRLVHLAHNDSLTGLANRRQFLDNLVQALEAAEIEESSVAIYYIDLDHFKGINDSFGHATGDAFLQTLAERFSSHIRKEEFLALCDESCGEICFARLAGDEFALIAPGIKGLEATNELGEKILALLNKPVKLASQTLTSSGSVGISVYPEDGSDAETLIRHADTALYVAKHRGRKRVARFERAFEEKSDRERLIKEGLANAIDLGELRVHYQPKIDLASGTVAGFEALLRWTSAELGVVTPAEFIPIAEGQGLICELGAWCLDQTCQQLRSWQDSGLVTVPISVNVSSIQFAEMDLQRVVCDALKKFNIDPQLLELELTESLLFEEGETTEVSLRDLRSIGLRVALDDFGTGYSAITCLNRFPLDVLKMDRSLLRDIATSGSAEGIASAVVAMAHSLGLTVVAEGIDLESQLEPLRRMKCDQVQGFIYAPALPADEAYRYLAREGERPPIARPNLGPLEVQSIGEDSRGESLDDDMLPIPKSLADDSSTGPSLEAAISRAEVSSRVLIVDDQNGSLGPVALRLGRLGVDMHHATALDEAHLFINQEKELIRLLAISPDCDLEEAGKVLEHMAREIGARPPLVVLGVEPDAKRKAEIRKAGADWVLWAPFDDEELRFLVKCAMALPAEVSERKNVRFPINLMASLRMGTRREVAVISSLSERGAFIEMKELPGVGAQLRVEFDLGNERFRGFARVVYQQREDSERVYRVPGVGVVFFGCDRDAERLLREVVKECRARYML, from the coding sequence GTGATCGCCGGCCTTTTCTCCGGCAGCCTGCTGGTTCTAGTTGCCTCGGCGGTGATCTGGCTAATCGGGGATGTGACGCCGTCATTTCAGTGGGATCAAATTGTTCCGCCCGAATTGGTCACCGCGGGCTGCGTGATCGCCCTATTGCTTTTTTTCCACGGCGAGCCATCTCAGCGACCCTGGATCCTCTTGGCGACCGGCGTCGCGAGCCTGGTACCCGCGGCAGTCGGCCAGGCGCTCTTGATGCTGGGTCAGCAACCCGTGCTGGCGCCGATCGAACTTGGAATCATAGCCGCAGTCCTGTGTGCCTTGATTGTGTCACCCGGAAATTGGGCCATACGAATTGCCCATGCTCGAGCCGCTTCGATCGAGGCGACCCACGACGGCATTCTTGTGGTGGACCAGGCCGGGCACCTGGTGGATGCAAACCCGATTGCGCGCTCGACGCTCAACTTGCCTCCCCCGGTCTTGTGGCCCGAAAGTCCGCCAATGGCTCCCAAAGCCATACGCCATGTGCTGGAAGATCCGAAGCAGCGACGGCAGCGAATGAAGTCGGCGTCGGGGCGTGTCTTCGAAGCCTGGACGAGTCCCTTGGAATCATCGGGTCCACTGAAGGGACTGCGTGGCGTATTGATTCGCGATGTCACATCGCGACATCGCAATGAGCGAAGACTGGTTCATCTCGCCCACAACGACAGCCTGACGGGTCTGGCAAACCGTCGCCAGTTTTTGGACAACCTTGTGCAGGCGTTAGAGGCCGCGGAGATCGAAGAGAGTTCCGTTGCGATCTACTACATTGATCTCGATCACTTCAAGGGAATCAACGATTCCTTTGGACACGCTACCGGCGACGCCTTTCTTCAGACATTGGCCGAACGTTTCAGTAGCCATATCCGCAAAGAAGAATTCTTGGCGCTGTGCGATGAGAGCTGCGGTGAGATCTGCTTCGCTCGGTTGGCCGGAGACGAGTTTGCCCTGATCGCACCGGGTATCAAGGGCCTCGAAGCCACCAATGAACTCGGGGAAAAGATCCTCGCTCTCCTGAACAAGCCGGTAAAGCTCGCGAGCCAGACGCTCACGAGTTCTGGCAGCGTTGGAATCTCCGTCTACCCCGAGGATGGATCGGACGCCGAGACGCTCATACGCCATGCCGACACCGCGCTCTACGTCGCCAAGCACCGAGGTCGTAAACGGGTCGCTCGCTTCGAGCGTGCGTTTGAAGAGAAATCTGACCGCGAGCGACTCATCAAGGAGGGCCTCGCCAACGCGATCGATCTGGGCGAACTCAGAGTCCACTACCAGCCGAAGATCGACCTCGCGTCGGGAACCGTGGCTGGTTTCGAGGCGCTGCTGCGCTGGACGAGCGCAGAGCTTGGTGTCGTCACTCCCGCCGAATTCATCCCGATCGCCGAAGGACAAGGGCTGATCTGTGAGCTGGGTGCCTGGTGTCTCGACCAGACTTGCCAGCAATTGCGAAGCTGGCAGGACAGCGGTCTCGTCACGGTTCCGATCTCGGTCAATGTTTCCAGTATTCAATTTGCGGAAATGGATCTTCAACGTGTCGTTTGCGACGCGCTGAAGAAGTTCAATATCGATCCGCAGCTCCTCGAGTTGGAATTGACCGAGAGCCTGCTATTCGAGGAAGGAGAAACCACCGAAGTCTCGCTCCGCGACCTGCGCTCGATCGGTTTGCGAGTCGCACTCGACGACTTTGGTACCGGATATTCAGCCATCACGTGCCTCAATCGCTTTCCCCTCGACGTACTGAAGATGGATCGCTCACTTTTGCGAGACATCGCTACCAGCGGATCCGCCGAGGGAATCGCAAGCGCCGTGGTCGCCATGGCGCATAGCCTCGGGTTGACGGTAGTGGCCGAGGGCATCGACCTCGAAAGTCAGCTCGAACCTCTTCGCAGGATGAAGTGCGATCAGGTTCAAGGCTTTATCTATGCCCCGGCGCTTCCCGCGGACGAAGCGTATCGCTACCTCGCGCGCGAGGGCGAGAGGCCGCCCATCGCCCGACCGAACCTGGGGCCCCTTGAAGTGCAGTCCATCGGAGAAGATTCCCGGGGCGAAAGCCTCGATGATGACATGTTGCCGATTCCCAAGTCCCTTGCGGACGATTCGAGCACCGGCCCCTCCCTCGAAGCTGCGATATCGCGGGCTGAGGTGAGCAGCCGAGTTCTGATCGTCGACGATCAGAACGGTTCGCTCGGTCCCGTGGCCCTGCGCCTGGGGCGCCTCGGGGTCGACATGCACCACGCTACCGCTCTGGACGAAGCCCATCTCTTCATCAATCAGGAGAAGGAGCTGATCCGACTTCTGGCAATCTCTCCGGACTGCGATCTCGAAGAAGCCGGCAAAGTTCTCGAGCACATGGCCCGAGAGATTGGGGCCCGACCTCCTCTTGTCGTGCTCGGTGTAGAGCCGGATGCGAAGCGGAAGGCGGAAATTCGAAAGGCCGGTGCGGACTGGGTGCTATGGGCACCCTTCGACGATGAAGAGCTGCGTTTTCTAGTGAAATGTGCGATGGCGCTCCCCGCCGAAGTGTCCGAAAGGAAGAACGTCCGATTCCCCATCAACCTGATGGCGAGCCTGCGCATGGGTACTCGAAGAGAAGTCGCGGTGATCTCGAGCCTCTCCGAGCGTGGCGCGTTTATCGAAATGAAGGAGCTTCCCGGGGTTGGTGCGCAGCTGCGTGTCGAATTTGATCTAGGCAATGAACGCTTTCGCGGATTTGCTCGGGTGGTCTACCAACAACGCGAAGATTCGGAGCGGGTCTACCGGGTCCCCGGAGTCGGCGTGGTCTTCTTTGGTTGCGACCGAGACGCAGAGCGACTGTTGCGCGAAGTGGTCAAGGAATGCCGGGCGCGATACATGCTCTGA